From Syntrophorhabdaceae bacterium:
TCATTGCAGGCAGTGGCATGTGCGAAGGCGGAAGAATAAGGCATCATTTTAAACACAATATATGGAGGCCCGAGTGCAGTATAATCTTTACAGGCTTTCAAGTTAGGGGAACACCTGGAAGACACATCATAGACGGGGCAAAATCTGCCTATATATTAGGCGAAGAAATGGCAATAAGGGCAAAGATTTATACAATAGGTGGGTTCTCAGCCCATGCAGATCAAAAGGAACTCTTGGAATGGCTCCAATCTTTTAAAACCAACCCCCATATCATCATAGTCCACGGTGAGGAAAACGTAGAGCTTGAATTTGAAAGCATAGTTCGTGAACAACTGGGTTTTAAAACCCATGTGCCCCACAAAGGGGATGTGATGAAAATATAAATGATAGAATACAAACTCATAAGAAGCGACAAAAGGAAAAAGACCATATCATTGATAATCAATAGAAAAGGTGAAATAATCGTCCGTGCACCTATTAAAACATCTATGGACGAGATAGAAGATCTTTTAAAGGCAAAAAAGAGGTGGATAGAAAAAAGGCTTTCCATAAAACAGACGTTTACGAATAATAAAAAGGAATTCGTTACAGGGGAAAACTTTCTTTATCTGGGAAAAGAATACACCCTTGAATTTGTGGACAACCATAACAAAAAAGGCATTACACTAAAAAACGGGAGGTTCTTAATCAGCAAAGAGGACAAGGAAAATGCGAAAAGACTTTTCATTGAATGGTATAAAAAGGCTGCAAGGGAACTGATTTTGGATAGGTTAAACTTTTATAAGAGACAACTGGGTTTCATACCATCAGGCATGAAGATTACTGGTGCCTTAAGTAGATACGGCTCATGTTCAGGGAAAAATAATCTCTCTTTTAGCTGGAGGCTTATTATGGCGCCTTTAAATATCATAGATTATGTAATCATCCATGAGATATGTCATATAAAGGAAAAGAATCACGGCCCACACTTCTGGGGGCTTGTGGAATCCATAATACCCGATTATAAGCAAAGGAGGAAATGGCTTAAGAATCATAGACACACCCTTTCATTGGAATAGCTTAACCCTTTGAAAAATCTTGACAATAAACTCTAAAAAACGTTAATTAACAATGATTTTATGGATAGGACCCTCCTTTTAAATACCACATTTGAACCCCTTGGTATAGTATCATGGAAGAAGGCGATTACCCTTGTCTACCTTGGTAAGGTAGAGGTAATAGAGGAATATGATAGGGAGATAAAGGGTATAAACATAAAAATCAGACTACCGGCAGTTATAAGGCTTCTAAGATTTATCAGAAACGGAAATACAAATATTAAGTTTTCAAGGAAAAATATATTTTTAAGGGACAATTATACATGTCAGTATTGTGGCAAGAGGTTTGAGCCTAAAGACCTAACCTGTGACCACATCATACCCAAATCAAGGGGAGGTATCACAGAATGGTCTAATATTGTCACATCATGTATAAAATGTAATTTGAAAAAGGGAGATAAGCTCCCTGAAGAGATAAATATGCAGCCTAAGAAAAGACCTTCCAGGCCAAACAGCATGTATATTTTCATGTTGCATCTGGGAATCAAGACACCACCTGACCTATGGAAGGATTATATATTTATGAGGGATTGATATGGATAGAATATGGGCACCATGGAGAATGGAATATATAACAGGGGCAACATCAAAGGGTGAGAGAAAGTGTTTCCTCTGTATAGATGAAAAGGATGATGATGAGCTACTTGTTATAGGCAGAAAAGGTAAGGCATTTGTTATTATGAATAAATTTCCTTATACCAACGGGCACATTATGGTGGTGCCCATTAGGCATACGGGCTCACTGGAAGACCTTACAGATGAAGAGCTTGCCGACATGATGAAACTTGTGAAGATAATGACTGTTATCTTTAAAGAGGAATTTAATGTAGATGGGCTAAATGTGGGAATAAATATAGGAAGGGCAGCAGGTGCAGGGCTTGAAGAGCATGTGCATATCCATGTTGTCCCCAGATGGTTTGGTGATGCAAACTTTATGGCTGTAATAGGGGAGACAAGGGTAATATCTGAACATATTATGCAAACATATAAAAGATTAAAGGAAAGATTTATTGAAAAGATGCAGTGAAATCTTTTGTGTTGTATTAAATCTATAAGACTAAGCAGCCATATTACAAAAAAAATAAAAATTGTCTTTGATAACATTGATTTAGGATGTATTGAAAATTAAAAAAAATAGCCTAATCCAAGTATGGTTTAATACAAAGGCATTAGTATCCATCCAAAATCTCTATGACTACTGCACCACCAAACCCTACCTCTTTTTTCAGATTAATGGATCTTTCTGCTATTTTGAGAATAGGGTTACCAAAATCTCCGATGCGAAATATGACCTTTTTGAACCTCCTGGATATACCCTCTGCCCTGAATGGACCACCTGTATGGTAGAAATCACCTATCTCTTCAGGTTTTATTAAGGGTGGCTCTTTGCCTTCAGGATCATGAAACGTGACGGCAGTCTGTTCTATAAAACCTTCTCTTACAATGTAGACCTCGGTTACCTTGAGGCTGAACTGGGAATTATTCCAGGTAAGCGTGATAAGCTCTTCTGTTGTGGATAACTGAGATAGAATTACCCTTCCTGTTGCTAAATCACTAAGCTGGATAAAGGCCGCCTTCTCTGCTGCGGGGCATAGCCCCGCACTCAGGAAGGATAAAAATAAAAAGGCAAAAACCCTCAGTAAATACAATCTCTATTTAAGGGCGCCCTTTTCCTTGAAAAATTTCCTTGACCCTGGATGTATATATTTTAAAGCTTCAGGTGTCAACTGACTGACTGCTGACTTAGGTGTAAGATCCTTTGCCCCTTTCCATACAGGTATTATATCAGGTATATTGGAGAATATGGCTTTTACAATCTTATACATCCTATCTTCTGGAAACTTATCCATAGCCAAAAGCACTGCTGTTATGGCAATGGCATCTATATCCTTATCCACTGAACTATAGCATCCTTTTGGGAACTTGGTCTTATGGAATACCCCGGGATTTGCCTTGAAGATCATATCTGACTCTTTACCTGCAACAGGGAGAAGCACCATCTTAAGGCCTGGTGTGGATGCCAGGTCTATGATAGATGATGTAGGGATTGCACCGCTCCAGAAAAATGCATCGATCTTTCCGTCCTTCATAGCAGCAACAGATTCTGTGGCAGAGAGCTTTTCTCTTTTCATATCCTTATTCCAGTCTATTCCCAATGCCTTTAAGACATAATCTGCCTGCTCTTCAGTGCCACTATTTGGCGCCCCTGTTGATACCCTTTTGCCTTTAAGGTCCATGAGTGTCTTTATATTTGTCCCCTCTTTTGTAACAATATGCAAGGGTTGTTCATAAAAACCCAAAACCACCCTAAACGGTATCTGTTTTTTTGCTACGGCTGTAAGCTTTCCTTCATTTGCCCATACAACATGATAATCATATGCAAATGCCATACCTGCCCTGCCTGCCAGAAGAAGCTTCATATTGTCTATGGCTGCCGTAGTTGCCTCTGATGTGGCATCTGTATTAGGGACATGTTTACCGATTATGCCACCTATAGCACCCCCCAATGGATACCAGACACCTCCTGTACCGCCTGTGGCAATACTGAATGACATCTTCTCCTCTGCCCATAATGGAGATGTAAAGACTGCAAGACCTATAAGCCCTACCATAAGAACCATTATAATTACGGATTTCTTCATACTTAAACCTCCTTTTCTTTTAATTAGATTTTTTCCTTACATGTAATATGACAATAAATGCCCCAATTACAAGGGGTATAATACCCTGTGGCGTAAAATTAATGGGGACAAATGCCATAATAATGGCTGCTGCAATTAGCAATACCCTCTCAATCATAGAGATCTTATTCTTCATGTAGCCTATAATACCCAGAGATAGATAAAAAAGGGAGATAGAGCTATTTATTAACGCCAGTATAAAACCGTGTATGGTGGCACCTATAAGTAAAAGATTTGCTCCAAGGAGGGTTGAAGAAAATAGAAAGG
This genomic window contains:
- a CDS encoding SprT family zinc-dependent metalloprotease; protein product: MIEYKLIRSDKRKKTISLIINRKGEIIVRAPIKTSMDEIEDLLKAKKRWIEKRLSIKQTFTNNKKEFVTGENFLYLGKEYTLEFVDNHNKKGITLKNGRFLISKEDKENAKRLFIEWYKKAARELILDRLNFYKRQLGFIPSGMKITGALSRYGSCSGKNNLSFSWRLIMAPLNIIDYVIIHEICHIKEKNHGPHFWGLVESIIPDYKQRRKWLKNHRHTLSLE
- a CDS encoding HIT domain-containing protein, which codes for MDRIWAPWRMEYITGATSKGERKCFLCIDEKDDDELLVIGRKGKAFVIMNKFPYTNGHIMVVPIRHTGSLEDLTDEELADMMKLVKIMTVIFKEEFNVDGLNVGINIGRAAGAGLEEHVHIHVVPRWFGDANFMAVIGETRVISEHIMQTYKRLKERFIEKMQ
- a CDS encoding HNH endonuclease, whose amino-acid sequence is MDRTLLLNTTFEPLGIVSWKKAITLVYLGKVEVIEEYDREIKGINIKIRLPAVIRLLRFIRNGNTNIKFSRKNIFLRDNYTCQYCGKRFEPKDLTCDHIIPKSRGGITEWSNIVTSCIKCNLKKGDKLPEEINMQPKKRPSRPNSMYIFMLHLGIKTPPDLWKDYIFMRD
- a CDS encoding TAXI family TRAP transporter solute-binding subunit → MKKSVIIMVLMVGLIGLAVFTSPLWAEEKMSFSIATGGTGGVWYPLGGAIGGIIGKHVPNTDATSEATTAAIDNMKLLLAGRAGMAFAYDYHVVWANEGKLTAVAKKQIPFRVVLGFYEQPLHIVTKEGTNIKTLMDLKGKRVSTGAPNSGTEEQADYVLKALGIDWNKDMKREKLSATESVAAMKDGKIDAFFWSGAIPTSSIIDLASTPGLKMVLLPVAGKESDMIFKANPGVFHKTKFPKGCYSSVDKDIDAIAITAVLLAMDKFPEDRMYKIVKAIFSNIPDIIPVWKGAKDLTPKSAVSQLTPEALKYIHPGSRKFFKEKGALK